One Spinacia oleracea cultivar Varoflay chromosome 4, BTI_SOV_V1, whole genome shotgun sequence DNA segment encodes these proteins:
- the LOC130459789 gene encoding uncharacterized protein, with protein sequence MLLLEELRGKEMMLYAATGVAILTKYYLKYLVKQPPRVSLCSGWQWLQEVLSTPGESYRILRMEPHVFRGLAKLLVDKYGLKSTRTMLAEEALGIFIYLCAQFQSNRNMQNRFKHSGETISRKFHEVLKAMTRFSRDIVRPLDPDFKEVPVKIKESYKYWPYFKNCIGAIDGTHIPCVVSEEDKIPYIGRKGYTTQNVLAICDFDMLFTYLVAGWTGSVHDNRILKDAMEDKKKAYPHPPEGKYYVVDAGYPNMKGFLAHFKGEWYHVPDFVSFNTTSNGLL encoded by the exons ATGCTATTACTAGAAGAGTTGAGGGGAAAGGAAATGATGTTATATGCTGCTACAGGGGTAGCGATACTAACCAAATACTATCTCAAGTATTTGGTTAAACAACCCCCTAGAGTTTCACTGTGTTCTGGATGGCAATGGCTACAAGAAGTTTTATCTACTCCAGGTGAGAGCTACAGAATATTGAGGATGGAACCTCATGTGTTTCGCGGTCTTGCCAAATTATTGGTTGACAAATATGGTTTAAAGTCGACTAGGACAATGCTTGCCGAAGAAGCACTTGGTATCTTTATATATCTATGTGCTCAATTTCAGtctaatcgtaatatgcaaaaTAGATTTAAGCATTCTGGTGAAACCATAAGCAGGAAATTTCATGAAGTTCTCAAGGCAATGACGAGATTTTCTAGAGACATTGTAAGGCCCTTGGATCCTGATTTTAAAGAGGTTCCTGTTAAGATTAAGGAGAGTTACAAATATTGGCCATACTTTAAGAATTGTATCGGTGCCATTGATGGCACACATATTCCATGTGTTGTTTCCGAGGAAGATAAAATCCCCTATATAGGGCGCAAGGGATACACAACTCAAAATGTTTTGGCGATTTGTGATTTTGATATGCTTTTTACCTATCTTGTTGCTGGGTGGACTGGATCGGTTCATGATAATCGCATTTTAAAAGATGCAATGGAAGATAAAAAGAAGGCTTACCCTCATCCACCAGAAG GAAAATATTACGTTGTTGATGCGGGTTATCCTAATATGAAAGGATTTTTGGCTCATTTCAAAGGTGAATGGTATCATGTTCCTGACTTTGTGTCGTTCAACACAACCTCCAACGGGTTACTATGA
- the LOC130471855 gene encoding L10-interacting MYB domain-containing protein-like — translation MQPGNLRPPAPSFRPPKKSSVVDKVKNIAGNSLPLPTHPAHNSSNEINDQQLKRAKATWTDQSTKIYCEVCAEEVTAGNRPHTHFNKIGWSNVIKKFYERTGKKFDQKQLKNKWEKLKIEYTAWKNVVDKEAGLGWNHERNTIDAPDDWWEKHVNPIVAKFRYGGIQI, via the exons ATGCAACCAGGAAATCTACGACCACCGGCACCATCTTTTCGTCCACCTAAAAAGAGTTCAGTAGTTGACAAG GTGAAAAATATTGCTGGTAATTCTCTTCCTTTACCTACACATCCAGCACACAACTCTTCTAATGAG ATTAATGATCAACAATTAAAGAGAGCAAAAGCAACTTGGACTGATCAATCCACTAAGATATATTGTGAGGTATGTGCTGAAGAGGTGACTGCAGGGAATAGACCACACACTCATTTTAACAAAATTGGTTGGAGTAATGTGATTAAAAAGTTCTATGAACGAACCGGAAAGAAATTTGATCAAAAGCAAttgaaaaacaagtgggagaaGTTGAAAATTGAGTATACTGCATGGAAGAATGTAGTTGACAAAGAAGCTGGATTAGGATGGAATCATGAGCGAAACACAATCGATGCACCAGACGATTGGTGGGAAAAACAT GTTAATCCCATTGTTGCAAAGTTTCGATATGGTGGCATACAAATTTAA